One genomic window of Monodelphis domestica isolate mMonDom1 chromosome 1, mMonDom1.pri, whole genome shotgun sequence includes the following:
- the LOC100028452 gene encoding olfactory receptor 13A1-like, with protein MAISNHSQVTEFILQGFSEHPSLRIPLFGCFLSLYLVALTGNALIITAITLNSSLQSPMYFFLFNLATMDIICTSSVLPKVLEGLLSEENTISYGGCMTQLYFLIWSGSSELLLFTVMAYDRYVAICHPLHYSTRMTKMLCNMLAASVWLICAFNSSVNTGLMTQLSFCGPNVITHFFCEIPPLLLLSCTSTYINRVMTVLADAFYGFINFVLTLVSYGFIISSILKIQTSEGKKRAFSTCSSHLIVVSMYYTAVFYAYISPICGYNPERSKLAGVLYTMLSPTLNPLIYTLRNKEVKMALRKLFPCFRN; from the coding sequence ATGGCCATTAGTAACCATTCACAAGTCACAGAGTTTATCCTCCAAGGCTTCTCTGAACACCCCAGTCTCCGCATTCCATTATTTGGCTGTTTCCTCTCCTTGTATCTAGTAGCTCTCACAGGCAATGCCCTGATCATTACAGCCATCACTCTGAACTCAAGCCTCCAAAGCCCCATGTACTTTTTTTTGTTCAACTTGGCTACAATGGACATCATCTGTACCTCCTCTGTTCTACCCAAAGTGCTGGAGGGGCTGCTTTCAGAGGAGAATACTATCTCCTACGGGGGCTGCATGACCCagctctatttcctcatttggtCTGGATCATCAGAATTACTTCTTTTCACTGTCATGGCATATGATCGTTATGTGGCCATCTGCCACCCCTTGCATTACAGCACCAGGATGACCAAGATGCTCTGTAATATGTTGGCAGCTAGTGTGTGGCTGATATGTGCCTTCAATTCCTCTGTAAACACTGGTCTGATGACACAACTGTCCTTCTGTGGACCCAATGTGATTACTCATTTCTTCTGTGAGATCCCTCCTCTGCTGTTGCTCTCCTGTACTTCCACCTACATTAACAGGGTCATGACTGTCTTGGCAGATGCCTTCTATGGCTTTATAAATTTTGTTCTAACCTTGGTGTCCTATGGGTTCATTATCTCCAGCATCCTGAAAATCCAGACatcagaagggaagaagagagcatTCTCTACCTGCTCCTCCCATCTCATTGTGGTGTCCATGTATTACACTGCTGTTTTCTATGCCTATATTAGTCCTATTTGTGGCTATAATCCAGAGAGAAGTAAACTAGCTGGTGTTCTATACACCATGTTGAGCCCAACTTTGAATCCTCTGATCTATACTCTAAGGAACAAGGAGGTCAAAATGGCCCTCAGAAAGCTCTTCCCATGCTTTAGAAATTAA